A single window of Aspergillus puulaauensis MK2 DNA, chromosome 5, nearly complete sequence DNA harbors:
- the TRM1 gene encoding tRNA (guanine26-N2)-dimethyltransferase (BUSCO:EOG09261H5E;~COG:J;~EggNog:ENOG410PFUI;~InterPro:IPR042296,IPR002905,IPR029063;~PFAM:PF02005;~go_function: GO:0003723 - RNA binding [Evidence IEA];~go_function: GO:0004809 - tRNA (guanine-N2-)-methyltransferase activity [Evidence IEA];~go_process: GO:0008033 - tRNA processing [Evidence IEA]), which translates to MNQTWKTYCTLSASSNLNRRVYAQLLNLNSICSRFYLNCPVPRLSHSMASISEAFPAPDSAGQLVHHDGKEYRVIREGRAYILKPPAETAATQATKRDLKAEDESQTVFYNPIQQFNRDLTVLALRVYGEHVKALNKVKNEKRKRKAQGNIVGRNKRRKRDDGGVTEAKEQGSKQDSEAQGPEEESKQTTDAHPKTVSSPPFTILDALSASGLRALRYATEIPCVTRVVANDLSSSAIQSMKLNIEYNRLDKLIQPNTGDARIYMYSRLKPASNPHKKDDTGKFDVIDLDPYGSAAPFIDAAVQSVKDEGLLCITCTDAGVWASNGYPEKSFSLYGGVPMKGTHSHEGGLRLILNSVATSAGKYGLAIEPLLSLSIDFYARLFVRVHQSPAEAKFTSGNTMLVYNCDSGCGAWATQPLTQTRQKLDKRGNPFYHFGFAQAPSTNQKCEHCGMKTHLSGPMWGGPLHNPHFIQKILDLLPQVDRDVYQTIDRVEGMLTTALEEDLNLEPSTEGDTSQSPTGLGEEDTQTQTEELVHIIPRADPALRDAHPFYFSLSSISKVLHTTTVSYDAFRGAIRHLGYRCTRSHTKPNTVRTDAPWTVIWEIMREWVRQKQPVKEGSIRPGTAAAGIMAKSRERVKDYSQLTLLKKELISAAEAGKDTSDLITRVEATLYRSGSRTLLNKDQNPPDPTSNITGGIPQHRNGSQETTLTCRSSPPRQACSELEVVFDETLGRQTGRRKRLVRYQMNPRANWGPLSRASGGS; encoded by the coding sequence ATGAACCAAACCTGGAAAACATATTGCACTCTATCCGCATCCTCGAATCTTAATCGACGAGTCTACGCCCAATTACTGAACCTCAATAGCATTTGCTCCCGATTTTACTTAAATTGTCCCGTGCCGCGCCTTTCACACTCCATGGCTTCAATTTCGGAGGCTTTCCCGGCCCCCGATTCAGCCGGTCAGTTAGTGCATCATGACGGCAAAGAGTACCGAGTCATTAGAGAAGGACGAGCTTACATCTTGAAACCACCTGCGGAAACTGCAGCCACACAAGCGACAAAAAGGGATCTCAAGGCCGAAGATGAATCGCAGACTGTTTTTTACAATCCTATTCAACAATTCAACCGTGATTTGACGGTTCTCGCACTCCGCGTTTACGGCGAACATGTGAAGGCGCTGAATAAGGTGAAAAATGAGAAGCGAAAACGAAAGGCTCAAGGGAATATCGTTGGGCGAAATaagaggaggaagcgggaTGATGGGGGGGTTACAGAGGCTAAAGAGCAGGGTAGCAAACAGGATAGCGAAGCTCAGGGGCCTGAAGaggaaagcaaacaaacGACGGATGCTCATCCCAAAACggtttcttctcccccgtTCACTATCTTGGACGCATTATCTGCATCCGGTCTACGTGCTTTGAGATACGCCACTGAGATCCCATGCGTTACTCGCGTCGTTGCGAATGATTTGTCGAGCTCCGCGATTCAGTCGATGaaattgaatattgaatacAACAGACTCGACAAGCTCATTCAACCCAACACTGGCGATGCTCGTATCTATATGTATAGTCGTCTTAAACCAGCATCTAATCCGCATAAAAAAGACGACACCGGCAAATTCGATGTCATTGATTTGGACCCTTACGGCAGTGCGGCCCCATTCATAGATGCAGCTGTGCAAAGTGTCAAGGACGAGGGTCTCCTTTGCATTACCTGTACTGATGCAGGTGTGTGGGCATCGAATGGGTATCCCGAAAAGTCCTTTTCCTTATATGGTGGTGTTCCAATGAAAGGAACACATTCCCACGAAGGTGGACTACGCCTAATCCTGAACAGTGTTGCAACATCTGCTGGGAAATATGGCCTCGCGATTGAACCTCTTCTCTCGTTATCGATTGATTTCTATGCTCGCTTATTTGTCCGTGTCCATCAGTCACCCGCGGAGGCCAAGTTCACGTCCGGCAACACAATGCTTGTCTACAATTGTGATTCAGGCTGTGGAGCGTGGGCCACCCAGCCTTTGACCCAAACCAGACAGAAGCTTGATAAAAGGGGGAATCCGTTTTATCATTTCGGATTTGCACAAGCGCCATCCACAAACCAGAAGTGTGAGCATTGCGGAATGAAGACACATCTGTCTGGACCAATGTGGGGTGGTCCTCTTCACAACCCTCATTTTATCCAAAAGATTTTAGACCTCCTTCCCCAAGTTGACAGGGATGTATACCAGACCATAGACAGAGTTGAAGGCATGTTGACCACAGCACTTGAAGAAGATCTGAACCTGGAACCATCAACGGAAGGTGATACAAGCCAGTCTCCAACCGGCCTGGGTGAAGAGGacacccaaacccaaaccgaGGAACTTGTGCACATTATTCCCCGTGCAGATCCCGCCTTACGTGACGCCCATCCTTTCTATTTCAGCCTCTCTAGCATCTCAAAAGTCCTGCACACAACCACTGTTTCGTACGATGCGTTCCGCGGGGCTATTCGCCACTTGGGCTACCGCTGCACGCGCAGTCACACTAAACCAAACACGGTCCGTACCGACGCTCCATGGACCGTTATTTGGGAAATAATGCGTGAATGGGTGAGACAAAAACAGCCAGTTAAAGAGGGATCCATAAGACCTGGGACTGCAGCTGCCGGGATTATGGCTAAAAGCCGAGAGAGGGTTAAGGATTATTCGCAATTAACTCTATTGAAGAAGGAACTGATCTCTGCCGCCGAGGCTGGCAAGGACACGTCCGATCTCATCACTAGAGTGGAAGCTACATTGTATCGTTCAGGTTCTCGAACCTTGCTAAACAAGGACCAAAACCCACCCGACCCTACCTCGAATATCACAGGCGGAATTCCACAGCACAGGAACGGCTCTCAAGAAACAACTCTAACATGCCGCAGCTCGCCCCCCCGCCAGGCTTGCTCGGAGCTTGAAGTGGTTTTTGATGAAACCCTTGGCCGGCAAACGGGGCGCCGCAAGCGGCTCGTTAGGTATCAGATGAACCCGAGAGCTAATTGGGGACCCTTGAGCCGAGCGTCGGGGGGTTCATGA